The following nucleotide sequence is from Triticum dicoccoides isolate Atlit2015 ecotype Zavitan chromosome 7B, WEW_v2.0, whole genome shotgun sequence.
ATGTTTCTGGGACCAGATTATTAGACATGTTATTTCACTCAATCAGACAAACGGTGTGTGTTAACTACATGCCGTGGCGAAAACTGGCACTTGGTGGGGACACTACAAACTTCATTAGTTTTCAGGAGATCTCAGGACAGAGATCACGAATTAGGTATACGCATTGGGGTTTGTCTGACTTCTGATAAGTGGGACACCATCGTCTCGCCACACAATTCGATCCTCACACAAGGCAGCAACTGCCTCAACGTAAACTTGGTGCTCCTGTAACGTTGGGTTAATAAATCAGCAAGAAGAATATGTAAAGTCAATTGTACCACTAAGAAATCTCAAATGCACATAAGATGCTACCTCGTGAAGAACCCTTGCAGCCAATTGCTCTGGAGTATCATTGGCTAACACTGGCACAACTCTTTGGGCCAAGGTTTTCCCTGTGTCGAACTGCTCATCCACAAAGTGCACAGTTGGTCCTGAGTATCTGCATGGTTGGAGAACATCATCAAATAAAACAGGTGGCCTTTTCCAAAACAAAAAGAAACAGGTAATTTCATATGGAAAACAAGAAATCAGTAGTCCTGCAACCAATGCCATCATCAAACAAATCAACTTTATCAGTTATCACAAGACAACCAAGAATAATGCTTACACAATTTTCTTTCAAGTGGAAATCAAGTACTGATGGGAGGAAAATGTAAAATGTTGGAAGGTGCTAGACAAAATGTAAAGTACCTGGCTCCAGATGCAATAACTGCTTTATGCACTTTCAAACCATAATAACCCTTGCCTCCAAATGCCGGGAGCAGTGAAGGATGTATATTCAGCATGGATCTGGGAAATGACTTAACTAGCTCACCAGGTATGAGCTTCAAGTAACCAGCAAGTAGAATAAAGTCTACCTTCAGATCCCTGTTTCACAATCGACATGACTATGAGCTAAGCCATCCTGCATGTGTCATGAAATACAATTTTAACAGTTGAAACAGCAAACTGAAGCACATGGGTGCATTTGGAGACACAAAATATATAATGTACATGTATAGTGGATTTCGGTCAGAGACGTCACACTGAGGCAAAACTTGTGAACACAAGTTCATGCAAGTAGAGCCTAGAAAAGAGTAACATATAGCACCTGTAAGTTATTAtgtaatctactccctccgtcccataatataagagcgttttttacacttatattatgggacggagggagtatcaacttaCGTTCACTGGCAACTTCAGAATATGATAGATAAGCCGTCCTCAGTCAGAAGTTACAAATGTATGCATTTCACAAAGGACTAGAACTCTAGAAGTTCTTTTGAGGCTATCTGACTAGGCGTGGAAGCATGAAGAGACCAAATGAATGATATAAGATGATAGATCACAGCCTGAGAAAAGATCAACAGAACCAACCTCAGAACATTCAGAAGTTCATCTGTGGAGACCCCCTCCGGCGCCGATTTCGACTTGGGAAACACGACCACGGGCATGCCATTGCACCTTGCATACTCCGCGCCACCGCAGCCTGCAACATTCCGATTCCGTCACCTCAGAACCACCAATCGACCCCACAGTCCAAAAGAGCTGCAGGAAGCATGGAATTGGTCGTCACCTGGCTTATCGGTGACGAGCGCAACAACATCCCCGTTCACCTTCCCACCCAGAACGGCCTCGTGGATCGACCGGAAGTTCGAGCCCCCGCCGGAGACGAACACCGCGAGCCTCTTCCTCCTCACCCCGGAGTCCCCAGCCCCGCTATCCATCACCGTCGATGCCGATGCCGATGCCGCCGTGCATACGCGAGCGTTGGGGCGGAGCAGCAAGCGCCCGCAAGTGACGGCGCAGCGCTGCTGACTCTTGGCCGGTAAGCTCAAGCGCGCGCCTTTCCTATGCTGGTTCGGGGCGGGGTTAAGCGCGCAGCGCAGCCCGGGGCCGGAGGAAGCGACGGCGGCCGCCTCCATCGGGGGAGATTCCGCTGCCTCGGCAGAAACACGGCAAGAGAGGGTGGGTATCCGGAGGACGGAACGAGAATAGCGAGAAGGCTAAGGTACGAAGCTGGACGTGAATAACCCTAGCGCCGACGGCCGCCGTCGAGGGGCTCCTGCtgcgcgcggcgcggcggctggtcGGGTGGACTCTCAAAGGCCGACGGATGAAGGGAAATGCTTTTGGGCCGGGTACACTGAGCCTAGCATAATTTTTACTGCCCTAGGCAGAGGATTCCAGattctcaaaaaaaagaaaaaggcagaGGATTCCAAGCACTCAAAAAAAAAAAGGCAGAGGATTCCAACCGAGGATGTAagaccaactccaacgcacgaaccTCAAACGGACGTCTGTTTTATCCGTATTTTGTCCATTA
It contains:
- the LOC119340737 gene encoding phosphoribosylglycinamide formyltransferase, chloroplastic-like, whose translation is MEAAAVASSGPGLRCALNPAPNQHRKGARLSLPAKSQQRCAVTCGRLLLRPNARVCTAASASASTVMDSGAGDSGVRRKRLAVFVSGGGSNFRSIHEAVLGGKVNGDVVALVTDKPGCGGAEYARCNGMPVVVFPKSKSAPEGVSTDELLNVLRDLKVDFILLAGYLKLIPGELVKSFPRSMLNIHPSLLPAFGGKGYYGLKVHKAVIASGARYSGPTVHFVDEQFDTGKTLAQRVVPVLANDTPEQLAARVLHEEHQVYVEAVAALCEDRIVWRDDGVPLIRSQTNPNAYT